A region from the Halobellus litoreus genome encodes:
- a CDS encoding RNA-binding protein: MQVKSRHHLRADEISDLEAAIESKTGVELDGDAYEMVELADEPFDVVLVDGETDVVQFADEAFLTVQGANRHEVTKGVVTVDAGAISFVSDGADVMRPGIVEADATVREGDLVTIAEETHGKVLAIGRALVDGEEMTGDSGKVVESIHHVGDDLFEFVV; encoded by the coding sequence ATGCAGGTCAAATCCCGACACCACCTCCGCGCCGACGAGATCAGCGACCTGGAGGCCGCGATCGAGTCGAAGACGGGCGTCGAACTCGACGGCGACGCCTACGAGATGGTCGAACTCGCCGACGAACCCTTCGACGTCGTCCTCGTCGACGGCGAGACCGACGTCGTGCAGTTCGCGGACGAGGCCTTTCTGACGGTCCAGGGCGCGAACCGCCACGAGGTGACGAAGGGCGTGGTGACCGTCGACGCCGGGGCCATCTCGTTCGTCAGCGACGGCGCGGACGTGATGCGGCCGGGAATCGTCGAGGCCGACGCCACCGTCCGGGAGGGTGACCTCGTGACGATCGCCGAGGAGACGCACGGCAAAGTGCTCGCGATCGGACGAGCGCTCGTCGACGGGGAGGAGATGACGGGCGACTCGGGGAAAGTCGTCGAGTCGATCCACCACGTCGGCGACGACCTCTTCGAGTTCGTGGTCTAA
- a CDS encoding cell division protein SepF, with protein sequence MGIMSKIISGGGQHSTDEYVDLDVDGIDTSRGEAGMSVRIAKISGQQDVVAIKDAVYDGDLVIADITRHTTSDSTMEHIIDDLRQVAEEVDGDIAQKGDDQIIISPTGVGVARQKLN encoded by the coding sequence ATGGGGATTATGAGCAAGATCATCAGCGGGGGCGGACAGCATTCGACCGACGAGTACGTCGACCTCGACGTCGACGGCATCGATACCTCCCGCGGTGAGGCCGGAATGAGCGTCCGGATCGCGAAGATCAGCGGCCAGCAGGACGTCGTCGCGATCAAGGACGCCGTCTACGACGGGGACCTCGTGATCGCGGACATCACGCGTCACACGACCTCCGACAGCACGATGGAGCACATCATCGACGACCTCCGACAGGTCGCCGAGGAGGTCGACGGCGACATCGCTCAGAAGGGCGACGACCAGATCATCATTTCGCCCACGGGCGTCGGCGTCGCGCGTCAGAAACTCAACTGA
- a CDS encoding bacterio-opsin activator domain-containing protein codes for MNWIIGLSIGLRLLGVVYSILLLARTRDRRFGFLTLLLSFMALRQLLTVQTASTGLEELPGLVVSTLALLTVYYFSEYIEEETAIKTQLQTVNERLRGFQKAIEHAGHAIFLTDTDGTIEYANPAVESVTGYEPDEVTGENPRIWQSGTHDEAFYAELWEQIESGSVWEGELTNRRKSGALCWVDTTIAPITDGGDVERYVAIERDITERKEREMRIEDQNERLTLLNNTNEVLRDINRELVAASTRQEIESAVCERFAQSDLFDVAWIGSRGLVDGTVSPRACAGTDRESLDGHIERLCAADPTPIEQALDEQQPVFTERENDPLQAAGETRSVVVPLTYRGAEYGVLVAVTNQANAFDLIELNIFAELGGTVADAISAVESKRTLASDSVTELTFQLAGIDEPLANIADQLDCTVTAEHIVDDGDGDRVQYVTVTDSDPEAVTEYVNRADGIDSAQHVCTHGDRALFRLSIGERSIVATLAQYGAAIESLSLTGASGELVAQVASSNDVRSVVDALRTRYDDLTLVAQRECERDVQTEAAFRERLSAALTDRQREAARTAYFAGFFEWPREHSGEEVASMMDISQTTFTQHLRAAENKLFAALFDETMGNRTG; via the coding sequence ATGAACTGGATCATCGGCCTCTCGATCGGACTCCGGCTGCTCGGCGTCGTCTACTCGATCCTGCTGCTCGCCCGCACCCGAGACCGTCGATTCGGCTTCCTGACGCTGCTTTTGTCGTTCATGGCGCTTCGACAACTGCTCACCGTGCAGACGGCGAGCACCGGGCTCGAAGAACTCCCCGGCCTCGTCGTGAGCACGCTCGCCTTGCTGACGGTGTACTACTTCTCCGAATACATCGAGGAGGAAACCGCCATCAAGACGCAACTGCAGACGGTGAACGAGCGGCTTCGCGGCTTTCAGAAGGCCATCGAACACGCCGGACACGCGATCTTCCTCACCGACACGGACGGGACCATCGAGTACGCGAACCCGGCCGTCGAGTCGGTCACCGGATACGAACCGGACGAGGTGACCGGAGAGAACCCGCGGATCTGGCAGTCAGGAACGCACGACGAGGCGTTCTACGCGGAGCTCTGGGAGCAGATCGAGTCGGGGTCGGTGTGGGAGGGCGAACTCACGAACCGACGGAAATCGGGCGCGCTCTGCTGGGTCGACACCACCATCGCGCCGATCACCGACGGCGGCGACGTTGAGCGGTACGTCGCGATCGAACGCGACATCACCGAGCGAAAGGAGCGCGAGATGCGGATCGAGGATCAGAACGAGCGGTTGACGCTGCTGAACAACACGAACGAGGTACTCCGCGACATCAACCGCGAACTGGTCGCCGCGTCGACGCGCCAGGAGATCGAGTCTGCCGTGTGCGAACGGTTCGCTCAGTCCGACCTCTTCGACGTGGCCTGGATCGGGTCCCGAGGGCTCGTCGACGGGACAGTGAGTCCGCGCGCGTGCGCCGGCACCGACCGCGAATCGCTCGACGGTCACATCGAGCGGCTGTGCGCCGCCGATCCGACGCCGATCGAGCAGGCGCTGGACGAGCAGCAGCCCGTGTTCACCGAGCGAGAGAACGACCCGTTGCAGGCGGCCGGCGAGACACGGAGCGTCGTGGTTCCGCTCACTTACCGCGGTGCGGAGTACGGCGTCCTCGTCGCCGTGACTAACCAGGCGAACGCGTTCGATTTGATCGAACTGAACATCTTCGCCGAACTCGGCGGCACCGTCGCGGACGCGATCAGCGCCGTCGAGTCAAAGCGGACGCTCGCTTCCGACAGCGTCACCGAACTGACGTTCCAGTTGGCGGGCATCGACGAGCCGTTGGCGAACATAGCCGACCAGCTCGACTGTACGGTCACCGCCGAGCACATCGTCGACGACGGCGACGGCGATCGTGTCCAGTACGTCACCGTCACCGACAGCGACCCGGAAGCCGTCACCGAGTACGTGAACAGAGCCGACGGCATCGACAGCGCACAGCACGTTTGCACGCACGGGGACCGTGCGTTGTTTCGGCTGTCGATCGGCGAGCGGTCCATCGTCGCGACGCTGGCACAGTACGGCGCGGCCATCGAATCGCTGTCGCTCACCGGAGCGAGCGGTGAACTGGTCGCACAGGTCGCGAGCTCGAACGACGTCCGATCCGTCGTCGACGCGCTCCGGACGAGGTACGACGACCTGACGCTGGTCGCACAGCGGGAGTGCGAGCGGGACGTGCAGACCGAAGCCGCCTTCCGGGAGCGGCTGTCGGCGGCACTGACGGACCGACAACGCGAGGCGGCACGGACCGCGTACTTCGCCGGGTTCTTCGAGTGGCCGCGGGAGCACAGCGGCGAAGAGGTGGCGTCGATGATGGACATCTCACAGACGACGTTCACGCAGCACCTCCGGGCGGCCGAGAACAAGCTCTTCGCCGCCCTGTTCGACGAGACGATGGGGAACCGAACGGGGTGA
- a CDS encoding DUF7562 family protein, giving the protein MWRSRNTRDGTTVVCIACGTSLPRSEAREYDKHGNRWERHGKSFEHLCKGCYRDLCHQPRDELEALLIDVEQTVSVDAERASALDPEAEGERASTGDSGTDREPGSQAAFISQYVRTVEERYGSTEESDRDP; this is encoded by the coding sequence ATGTGGCGCTCCCGGAACACCCGGGACGGGACGACGGTGGTCTGCATCGCCTGCGGCACGTCGCTCCCGCGCTCGGAAGCGCGTGAGTACGACAAGCACGGCAACCGCTGGGAGAGACACGGCAAGTCCTTCGAGCACCTCTGCAAGGGGTGTTATCGAGACCTCTGTCACCAGCCCCGCGACGAACTCGAAGCGCTTCTGATCGACGTCGAGCAGACCGTCTCGGTCGACGCCGAGCGCGCGTCGGCGCTCGATCCGGAGGCCGAGGGGGAGCGGGCGTCGACCGGCGATTCCGGAACCGATCGAGAGCCCGGATCGCAGGCGGCGTTCATCTCACAGTACGTCCGGACGGTCGAGGAACGGTACGGATCGACCGAGGAGTCCGACCGGGACCCCTGA
- a CDS encoding ZIP family metal transporter, with protein sequence MDGDRARRADAPDRPGGDDVIADLFVEWFGSNPVVHGLVGGLVIAGMNLLGASLVFVWRDPSERALDGALGFAAGVMLAASFTSLIIPGIEIYSGGNPIPTLVGVLLGALFLDRSDGLVPHVHYLLTGRRRADAANPSEALPLDDERLAPVVLFIFAITLHNMPEGLAVGVGFGSGDVAGAIPLMLAIGIQNIPEGLAVSVAAVNAGLNRRAYAVFTGIRSGIVEIPLAVLGAYAVQTISALLPYAMGFAAGAMLFVISDEIVPETHTGGHERIATLGTIIGVVVMLYLDISLG encoded by the coding sequence ATGGACGGCGATCGCGCGCGCCGCGCCGACGCGCCGGACCGACCCGGAGGCGACGACGTGATCGCGGACCTGTTCGTCGAGTGGTTCGGCTCGAACCCGGTCGTCCACGGCCTCGTCGGCGGACTCGTCATCGCCGGGATGAACCTCCTCGGGGCGTCGCTGGTGTTCGTCTGGCGGGACCCGTCCGAGCGGGCGCTCGACGGCGCGCTCGGCTTCGCCGCGGGCGTGATGCTCGCCGCCAGTTTCACGAGTCTGATCATCCCGGGGATCGAGATCTATTCGGGCGGGAACCCGATCCCGACCCTCGTCGGCGTGCTGCTCGGCGCGCTCTTTCTCGACCGGTCCGACGGCCTCGTCCCCCACGTGCACTACCTCCTCACGGGCCGTCGGCGTGCCGACGCGGCCAACCCCAGCGAGGCGCTCCCGCTCGACGACGAACGGCTCGCCCCGGTCGTGCTCTTCATCTTCGCGATCACGCTCCACAACATGCCCGAGGGCCTCGCCGTCGGCGTCGGGTTCGGCAGCGGCGACGTCGCGGGCGCGATCCCGCTGATGCTCGCGATCGGCATCCAGAACATCCCCGAGGGGCTCGCGGTGTCCGTCGCGGCGGTCAACGCCGGCCTCAACCGCCGCGCGTACGCCGTCTTCACCGGAATCCGGTCGGGAATCGTCGAGATCCCGCTGGCCGTCCTCGGGGCCTACGCCGTCCAGACGATTTCGGCGCTGCTGCCCTACGCGATGGGCTTCGCCGCCGGCGCGATGCTGTTCGTCATCAGCGACGAGATCGTCCCGGAGACCCACACCGGCGGCCACGAGCGGATCGCGACGCTCGGCACGATCATCGGCGTCGTGGTGATGCTGTATCTCGACATCTCGCTGGGGTAA
- a CDS encoding 4Fe-4S dicluster domain-containing protein has product MSSADDGGALPGIPDVGTDDLDAMVENERPDPREELADVEADTDLGIAMAEDAQRVARGELSGDDYWEKYDEAAAAEFGDAYRETPNPAVDAGDQTVSTETAESLSCTVGSMDAVSMEAAQVDGDGSEGGIGAGDEKWGMVIDLQKCVGCDSCTVACKSENRTPPGVSYNVVMEEEHGEFPNVTRTNVPRPCMQCDNPPCVQVCPVSATYKMDDGVVNIDYDRCIGCRYCNIACPYGARYFDFGENYDEEVDGAGEVTSPEYGVDRGPREEGESPIGNIRKCSFCTHRLERGEEPACVETCIGDARNMGDLDDPDSDVAQMASSSRAFQLKEDEGTDPNVYYLK; this is encoded by the coding sequence ATGAGCTCCGCAGACGACGGGGGCGCCCTCCCGGGCATCCCCGATGTCGGGACGGACGACCTCGACGCGATGGTGGAGAACGAGCGACCCGACCCGCGGGAAGAGCTCGCAGACGTCGAGGCGGACACCGACCTCGGTATCGCGATGGCCGAGGACGCACAGCGGGTCGCGCGCGGGGAACTCTCCGGCGACGACTACTGGGAGAAGTACGACGAGGCCGCCGCCGCCGAGTTCGGTGACGCGTATCGCGAGACGCCGAACCCGGCGGTCGACGCCGGCGACCAGACCGTCTCGACGGAGACGGCCGAGTCGCTGAGCTGCACCGTCGGATCGATGGACGCTGTTTCGATGGAAGCCGCGCAGGTCGACGGCGACGGCTCCGAGGGCGGCATCGGCGCGGGCGACGAGAAGTGGGGAATGGTGATCGACCTCCAGAAGTGCGTCGGCTGCGACTCGTGTACGGTCGCGTGTAAGTCCGAGAACCGAACGCCGCCGGGCGTCTCGTACAACGTCGTGATGGAGGAGGAACACGGCGAGTTCCCGAACGTCACGCGAACGAACGTCCCGCGCCCGTGTATGCAGTGCGACAACCCGCCCTGCGTGCAGGTGTGCCCGGTCTCGGCGACGTACAAGATGGACGACGGCGTCGTCAACATCGACTACGACCGCTGTATCGGCTGCCGGTACTGCAACATCGCCTGTCCGTACGGCGCGCGGTACTTCGATTTCGGCGAGAACTACGACGAGGAGGTCGACGGGGCCGGCGAGGTGACGAGTCCCGAATACGGCGTCGACCGGGGGCCACGCGAGGAGGGCGAGTCGCCGATCGGCAACATCCGAAAGTGCAGTTTCTGCACGCACCGGCTGGAGCGCGGCGAAGAGCCGGCCTGCGTCGAGACCTGCATCGGCGACGCCCGGAATATGGGCGACCTCGACGACCCCGACAGCGACGTGGCACAGATGGCCAGTTCGTCTCGCGCGTTCCAACTGAAAGAAGACGAGGGGACCGACCCCAACGTCTACTACCTCAAATAG
- a CDS encoding carbon-nitrogen hydrolase family protein translates to MPTPVAACQLALSDLDAEANLAAVESRVRGLPDEVAVALFPEYALTGFVADQRVAEVALSRDGPEVERLESLARESGTALLVGFVERAADGERGREALYNTTVYVAPDGARAFYRKRHLWEGEREVLDAGTERVVVDTPVGKAGILTCYDLNFVGDSAAFTRDRVDALFVVGAWPAAYSENWTLLLRARALDGVRWVVGAGRTGRREVPDARAVAYAGRSLVARPDGGIHASLDRREDDLVAELDPETLAAQRDLVGIYGE, encoded by the coding sequence ATGCCGACGCCTGTCGCGGCCTGCCAACTCGCGCTCTCAGATCTCGACGCCGAGGCGAACCTCGCAGCCGTCGAGTCGCGCGTTCGCGGACTGCCCGACGAGGTCGCGGTCGCGCTCTTCCCCGAGTACGCGCTCACCGGCTTCGTCGCCGACCAGCGCGTCGCCGAGGTCGCGCTCTCCCGAGACGGGCCGGAAGTCGAGCGCCTCGAATCGCTCGCCCGCGAGTCGGGGACGGCGCTTCTCGTCGGGTTCGTCGAGCGCGCGGCGGACGGCGAACGCGGGCGGGAGGCACTCTACAACACGACAGTGTACGTCGCGCCGGACGGCGCACGCGCGTTCTATCGGAAGCGACACCTGTGGGAAGGCGAGCGCGAGGTGCTCGACGCCGGCACCGAGCGGGTCGTCGTCGACACCCCCGTCGGGAAAGCGGGGATCCTCACCTGTTACGATCTCAACTTCGTCGGCGACAGCGCGGCGTTCACGCGGGACCGGGTGGACGCGCTGTTCGTGGTCGGCGCGTGGCCCGCCGCCTACAGCGAGAACTGGACCCTGCTCCTCCGCGCTCGGGCCCTGGACGGCGTCCGCTGGGTCGTCGGCGCGGGGCGGACGGGTCGCCGCGAGGTCCCCGACGCCAGGGCCGTCGCGTACGCCGGGCGATCGCTCGTCGCACGGCCGGACGGCGGGATCCACGCGTCGCTCGACCGACGGGAGGACGACCTCGTCGCCGAACTAGATCCCGAGACCCTCGCCGCACAGCGGGACCTCGTCGGAATCTACGGCGAGTAG
- the uvrA gene encoding excinuclease ABC subunit UvrA, whose product MSKDFIEVRGAEEHNLKDLDVRIPRETFTVVTGLSGSGKSSLAFETVYAEGQRRYIESLSAYARNFLGQMDKPQVESVEGLSPAISIDQKNAANNPRSTVGTVTELHDYLRLLYARVGTQYDPVTGEEVGEQSAQEMVSQLLELPAGTRAKIAAPVARDQKGAFEDRFEDLVSEGYARVEVDGEEYDLTLDEPDLDKNYDHTIDVIVDRVKIDPASRSRIADSVETALEEADGVLKVIVPDPPEDVPFASNTRSTGALAGEGDDRLVVEFSEELGNPNSDFQFSEIETRSFSFNSPHGACPECEGLGQTKEVDEDLVVRDRSKPIKHVFEAWSYNRSYYRTRLDSVAEHFGVSVDTPFEDLDEDVQRQFLYGTDREVVFERQTRNGTRRKTKRFEGVIPNLERRHVETDSDSTREHIEDYMAVTTCPACEGTRLKEQSRHVRVAGTAITEVNRMSIGDALAHFEGLEAELTERERTIAEEILKEIRARLGFMEEVGLEYLTLDREASTLSGGESQRIRLATQVGSGLVGVLYVLDEPSIGLHQRDNDRLLDTLEGLRDLGNTLLVVEHDEETMRRADNVIDMGPGPGKRGGEIVVQGDFDDVCDAEGSVTGEYLSGRKEIPVPDERRDSEAELTIRGARQHNLDDVDISIPIGQFTAITGVSGSGKSTLMHEILYKGLAREMNDNTSVDPGDHDAIEGIDEIETVRLIDQSPIGRTPRSNPATYTGVFDHIRKLFAETKLSKQRGYEKGRFSFNVKGGRCEACGGQGTVKIEMNFLSDVYVPCEECDGARYNDETLDVEYKGKTIADVLDMEVSEALEFFEANSQLRRRLQLLEDVGLGYMTLGQPSTTLSGGEAQRVKLAEELGKKQTGDTLYLLDEPTTGLHKEDERKLIEVLQRLTDNGNTVVVVEHELDLVKNADNIVDLGPEGGEGGGEVVASGTPEDVARAEDSHTGRYLRDLLPAIDQEGPRADRRKPAKPADDD is encoded by the coding sequence ATGAGCAAGGACTTCATCGAGGTTCGCGGTGCCGAAGAGCACAATCTGAAGGACCTCGACGTCCGGATTCCGCGCGAGACGTTCACCGTCGTCACCGGCCTCTCCGGGTCCGGAAAGTCGTCGCTCGCCTTCGAGACGGTCTACGCCGAGGGCCAGCGTCGGTACATCGAGTCGCTGTCGGCGTACGCCCGTAACTTCCTCGGGCAGATGGACAAACCGCAGGTCGAGTCCGTCGAAGGGCTCTCGCCGGCGATCTCCATCGACCAGAAGAACGCCGCCAACAACCCGCGGTCCACCGTCGGCACGGTGACGGAACTGCACGACTACCTCCGCCTGCTGTACGCCCGCGTGGGGACGCAGTACGATCCCGTCACGGGCGAGGAGGTGGGCGAGCAGTCCGCCCAGGAGATGGTGAGTCAACTGCTGGAGCTCCCCGCGGGGACCCGCGCGAAGATCGCCGCGCCCGTCGCTCGCGATCAGAAGGGGGCGTTCGAGGACCGCTTCGAGGACCTCGTGAGCGAGGGGTACGCGAGGGTGGAAGTCGACGGCGAGGAGTACGACCTGACGCTCGACGAACCGGACCTGGACAAGAACTACGACCACACGATCGACGTGATCGTCGACCGCGTGAAGATCGACCCGGCGAGTCGGTCGCGGATCGCCGACTCGGTGGAGACCGCGCTGGAGGAGGCCGACGGCGTCCTGAAGGTCATCGTCCCCGACCCGCCCGAGGACGTCCCGTTCGCCTCGAACACGCGGTCGACCGGCGCCCTCGCCGGCGAGGGCGACGACCGCCTCGTCGTCGAGTTCTCCGAGGAACTGGGCAATCCGAACTCGGACTTCCAGTTCTCCGAGATCGAGACGCGCTCGTTCTCGTTCAACAGCCCGCACGGGGCCTGCCCCGAGTGTGAGGGCCTCGGACAGACCAAGGAGGTCGACGAGGACCTCGTCGTCCGCGATCGCTCGAAACCGATCAAGCACGTCTTCGAGGCGTGGTCGTACAACCGCTCGTACTATCGGACGCGACTCGACTCGGTGGCCGAGCACTTCGGCGTGAGCGTCGACACGCCGTTCGAGGACCTCGACGAGGACGTGCAGCGACAGTTCCTCTACGGCACCGACCGGGAGGTCGTCTTCGAGCGCCAGACTCGAAACGGGACGCGCCGGAAGACCAAGCGTTTCGAGGGCGTCATCCCGAACCTCGAACGCCGGCACGTCGAGACCGACTCCGACTCGACCAGAGAGCACATCGAGGACTATATGGCGGTCACCACCTGCCCCGCCTGCGAGGGGACGCGGCTGAAGGAGCAGTCCCGACACGTCCGCGTCGCCGGCACCGCCATCACCGAGGTCAACCGGATGAGCATCGGCGACGCGCTGGCTCACTTCGAGGGGCTGGAAGCGGAACTCACCGAGCGCGAACGAACCATCGCCGAGGAGATCCTCAAGGAGATCCGCGCGCGCCTCGGCTTCATGGAGGAGGTCGGTCTGGAATATCTCACGCTCGACCGCGAAGCGTCGACTCTGTCGGGCGGGGAGAGCCAGCGGATCCGACTCGCCACGCAGGTCGGTTCCGGTCTCGTGGGCGTCCTCTACGTGCTGGACGAGCCCTCGATCGGCCTGCACCAGCGCGACAACGACCGCCTGCTCGACACGCTCGAAGGCCTGCGCGACCTCGGTAACACGCTGCTCGTCGTCGAACACGACGAGGAGACGATGCGACGCGCGGACAACGTCATCGATATGGGCCCCGGTCCGGGCAAGCGCGGCGGCGAGATCGTCGTGCAGGGCGACTTCGACGACGTCTGCGACGCCGAGGGGTCGGTCACGGGCGAGTACCTCTCGGGGCGAAAGGAGATCCCGGTTCCCGATGAGCGCCGCGACTCGGAGGCCGAACTGACGATCCGCGGCGCGCGCCAGCACAACCTCGATGACGTCGACATCTCGATCCCGATCGGGCAGTTCACCGCCATCACGGGCGTCTCCGGGTCGGGCAAGTCGACGCTGATGCACGAGATCCTCTACAAGGGCCTGGCTCGGGAGATGAACGACAACACCTCCGTCGATCCCGGCGACCACGACGCCATCGAGGGGATCGACGAGATCGAGACCGTGCGGCTGATCGACCAGTCGCCGATCGGGCGGACGCCGAGGTCCAATCCCGCGACGTACACGGGCGTCTTCGATCACATCCGAAAGCTCTTCGCGGAGACGAAGCTCTCGAAGCAGCGCGGCTACGAGAAGGGCCGGTTCTCGTTCAACGTCAAGGGCGGCCGGTGTGAGGCCTGCGGCGGGCAGGGCACCGTGAAGATTGAGATGAACTTCCTCTCGGACGTCTACGTCCCCTGCGAGGAGTGCGACGGCGCGCGCTACAACGACGAGACGCTCGACGTGGAGTACAAGGGCAAGACGATCGCGGACGTCCTCGACATGGAGGTCTCCGAAGCCCTGGAGTTCTTCGAGGCCAACTCCCAACTCCGCCGCCGACTGCAGTTGCTCGAGGACGTCGGCCTCGGCTACATGACGCTCGGGCAGCCGTCGACGACCCTTTCAGGGGGAGAAGCCCAGCGCGTCAAACTCGCCGAGGAGTTGGGGAAGAAACAGACCGGCGACACGCTCTACCTGCTGGACGAGCCGACGACCGGCCTGCACAAGGAGGACGAGCGGAAGCTGATCGAAGTGCTCCAGCGGCTCACCGACAACGGCAACACCGTCGTCGTCGTCGAGCACGAACTCGACCTCGTGAAGAACGCGGACAACATCGTCGACCTCGGCCCCGAGGGCGGCGAGGGCGGCGGCGAGGTCGTCGCAAGCGGCACGCCCGAGGACGTCGCTCGCGCGGAGGACTCACACACGGGGCGGTACCTCCGCGACCTGCTGCCCGCGATCGATCAAGAAGGGCCGCGCGCGGACCGGCGCAAACCCGCGAAACCGGCTGACGACGACTGA
- a CDS encoding ubiquitin-like small modifier protein 1, with product MSVQLRFFATFREAVGTKTITREYDARTVGDVLVALEDEFEGLAGEILENGTVRPQVNVLLNGRDVEHERGIETPIEPDDTLSIFPPVAGGARGGVP from the coding sequence ATGTCCGTTCAACTGCGGTTTTTCGCCACCTTTCGCGAAGCGGTGGGGACGAAGACGATCACCCGAGAGTACGACGCCAGGACCGTCGGCGACGTCCTCGTCGCCCTCGAAGACGAGTTCGAGGGGTTGGCCGGCGAGATTCTCGAAAACGGGACGGTGCGACCGCAGGTCAACGTCCTCCTGAACGGCCGCGACGTCGAACACGAACGGGGGATCGAGACGCCGATCGAACCCGACGACACGCTGAGCATCTTTCCGCCGGTCGCCGGCGGTGCGCGGGGAGGGGTTCCGTGA
- the nrfD gene encoding NrfD/PsrC family molybdoenzyme membrane anchor subunit: MATQGSHVEFAPGFEDDRLRLAWYAFVAVLVAGGAYATYLRLTRGMASTNLTSVVPWGAWVAFYIYFVGLSAGAFLVSTLANVFDIGAMHRIDRDALFAAIISMGVALLFVWIDLGRMDRMYYPFVWRQLTSALSWEVHAYVAYIGILVAELYFSMRIDLARLATRLDGPRATLYRLLAVGRVDTSEASRAVDERWLKRVGIVGIPLAIFMVHGGTGVLFAVSKARPYWNSGLFPVIFIVSALLSGTALVMMIYVLRTRLFDGAAVDRDLLDQLAQLLLGFIVIDVALTAIEALIAFTSFHPHAVETWLVVLFGEMSWSFWWFMVGASWVFPMVLLSKRAWRRTPSAMVLAGLSTVVGVVAVRFNIVIPAQITPVLEGLPHGSYFPTPVEWGTSIGIIGVGFLLYTVGAELLPLTPLSGGDHE, from the coding sequence ATGGCAACGCAAGGTTCACATGTCGAGTTCGCTCCGGGGTTCGAAGACGACCGGCTACGGCTCGCCTGGTACGCCTTCGTCGCCGTGCTCGTCGCCGGCGGCGCGTACGCGACGTACCTGCGGCTCACGCGGGGGATGGCGAGCACCAACCTCACGAGCGTCGTTCCGTGGGGCGCGTGGGTCGCCTTCTACATCTACTTCGTCGGCCTCTCGGCCGGCGCGTTCCTCGTGAGCACGCTGGCGAACGTCTTCGACATCGGGGCGATGCACCGAATCGACCGCGACGCGCTGTTCGCGGCCATCATCAGTATGGGGGTAGCGCTGCTGTTCGTCTGGATCGACCTCGGGCGGATGGACCGGATGTACTACCCGTTCGTCTGGCGGCAACTCACCTCCGCGCTCTCGTGGGAGGTCCACGCCTACGTGGCGTACATCGGGATCCTCGTCGCGGAGCTGTACTTCTCGATGCGGATCGATCTCGCCCGCCTCGCGACGCGGCTCGACGGACCGCGGGCGACGCTCTACCGGCTGCTCGCGGTCGGCCGCGTCGACACGAGCGAGGCGTCGCGAGCCGTCGACGAGCGCTGGCTCAAACGCGTCGGGATCGTCGGGATTCCGCTCGCGATCTTTATGGTCCACGGTGGGACGGGCGTGCTGTTCGCGGTCTCGAAGGCCCGCCCGTACTGGAACAGCGGTCTCTTCCCGGTGATATTCATCGTCTCGGCGCTGTTGAGCGGAACGGCGCTGGTGATGATGATCTACGTCCTCCGGACGCGACTGTTCGACGGGGCTGCCGTCGACCGGGACCTCCTGGATCAACTCGCCCAACTGCTGCTGGGCTTCATCGTCATCGACGTCGCCCTCACGGCCATCGAGGCGCTGATCGCGTTCACGAGCTTCCACCCGCACGCTGTCGAGACGTGGCTCGTCGTCCTGTTCGGCGAGATGTCGTGGTCGTTCTGGTGGTTCATGGTCGGGGCCAGTTGGGTGTTCCCGATGGTGCTTCTCAGCAAGCGCGCCTGGCGACGGACGCCGTCGGCGATGGTGCTCGCCGGGTTGAGTACCGTCGTCGGCGTCGTCGCGGTCCGGTTCAACATCGTGATACCCGCACAGATCACCCCCGTGCTGGAGGGGCTCCCGCACGGGTCGTACTTCCCCACGCCCGTCGAGTGGGGGACGAGCATCGGCATCATCGGCGTCGGCTTCCTGCTCTACACGGTCGGGGCGGAGCTGCTTCCGCTGACGCCGCTTTCGGGAGGTGACCACGAATGA